From the genome of Muricauda sp. SCSIO 64092, one region includes:
- the argC gene encoding N-acetyl-gamma-glutamyl-phosphate reductase, producing MIKAGIIGGSGYTGGELIRILLNHPAIEIDFVFSTTKAGKPIASAHPDLLGQTELHFTKNINSSVDVVFLCLGHGNSSRFLLNHQFSDGTKIIDLSNDFRLQNDATFQGNTFVYGLPELNKDAIENANAIANPGCFATAIQLALLPLAKKGLLHNEVHINAVTGSTGAGIKPSETTHFSWRNNNISWYKPFTHQHLGEIGESLYSFGNELGKLYFLPQRGNFSRGIFATAYTHFNGSQKEAQKLYTKYYRNAKFTHVSQEPIHLKQVINTNNCHIHVHKHEDVLLISSAIDNLLKGASGQAVQNMNLIFGLEEDLGLRLKASTF from the coding sequence ATGATTAAAGCAGGTATCATAGGAGGTTCAGGTTATACGGGAGGGGAATTGATCCGAATTTTGCTGAATCACCCGGCAATTGAAATTGACTTTGTCTTCAGTACCACCAAGGCGGGCAAACCCATTGCATCGGCACATCCCGATCTATTGGGACAAACGGAACTTCATTTCACAAAGAACATAAATTCCAGTGTAGATGTGGTATTCCTCTGTTTGGGACATGGAAATTCGTCCAGATTCCTATTGAACCATCAATTTTCGGACGGGACAAAGATCATCGATTTAAGCAACGATTTCCGATTGCAAAACGACGCCACTTTTCAGGGCAATACCTTTGTGTACGGCCTGCCCGAATTAAACAAGGATGCCATTGAAAATGCAAATGCCATCGCTAATCCCGGATGTTTTGCCACCGCCATTCAATTGGCATTATTGCCCCTGGCCAAGAAAGGATTATTGCACAATGAAGTTCATATCAATGCAGTCACCGGAAGTACGGGAGCCGGTATCAAACCTTCGGAAACGACCCATTTCAGTTGGCGAAACAACAATATAAGTTGGTACAAACCCTTTACCCATCAGCACTTGGGTGAGATTGGGGAAAGTCTGTATTCCTTTGGGAACGAGCTTGGAAAGCTCTATTTTCTCCCGCAACGCGGAAATTTTTCCCGAGGCATATTTGCAACGGCCTATACCCATTTTAACGGAAGCCAGAAAGAAGCGCAAAAATTATACACCAAATATTACCGCAATGCAAAATTCACCCATGTTTCCCAGGAACCCATCCACTTGAAACAGGTGATCAATACCAATAATTGCCACATCCACGTCCACAAACATGAGGATGTCCTATTGATAAGTTCGGCAATAGATAATTTGCTGAAAGGCGCATCGGGGCAAGCGGTTCAGAACATGAATTTGATCTTTGGTCTGGAAGAGGATTTGGGATTGCGACTAAAGGCAAGCACATTTTAA
- a CDS encoding VOC family protein — MRQKIAHIALVVNDYDEAIQFYTKKLNFKLVEDTKLSEEKRWVVIAPPGARESSLVLAKADTEKQSLSIGNQTGGRVFLFLFTDDFQRDYTAMLEKGVKFVRKPKKEPYGTVAVFEDLYGNLWDLLEPSDSTHGNPENQNNH; from the coding sequence ATGAGACAAAAGATTGCACATATCGCGTTGGTGGTGAACGATTATGATGAAGCGATTCAATTCTACACCAAAAAGCTAAACTTCAAATTGGTGGAGGACACCAAGCTCAGTGAAGAAAAAAGATGGGTTGTGATAGCTCCTCCAGGGGCCAGGGAAAGCTCGCTGGTATTGGCAAAGGCCGATACTGAAAAACAATCGCTCAGCATAGGCAATCAAACCGGGGGAAGGGTATTCCTTTTTCTCTTTACTGACGATTTCCAGAGAGACTATACGGCAATGCTCGAAAAAGGGGTAAAGTTCGTTAGGAAACCCAAAAAAGAACCCTATGGAACAGTTGCCGTCTTTGAAGATTTATATGGAAATCTTTGGGACTTACTGGAACCGAGCGATTCAACCCATGGGAATCCAGAAAACCAAAACAACCATTAA
- the proC gene encoding pyrroline-5-carboxylate reductase, producing the protein MNKHSDMKIAIIGAGNLGLSIAKGVLHSNGATTMYLTKRNISEIKDFEKYGNVTVTSDNREAVQHSDILIFAIQPGHFEAILDDIKDLLGENHVVISTITGFSIQRMESIIGTDHYIIRSMPNTAISVGKSMTCLCANDLGKKRIDLAKAIFNRMGHSLEIPEEQMQAATVICASGIAFWMRLIRATTQGAIQLGFDAKEAQELAMHTCNGAASLLIESGSHPEEEIDKVTTPKGCTIEGLNEMEHQGLSSSLIRGIVTSFEKINRIKERQL; encoded by the coding sequence ATCAACAAACATTCAGATATGAAAATAGCCATTATAGGAGCAGGTAATTTGGGATTGTCCATAGCAAAAGGGGTGCTGCACAGCAATGGCGCAACCACCATGTACCTCACCAAAAGGAACATTTCGGAAATCAAGGATTTTGAAAAGTATGGTAATGTCACCGTAACATCGGACAATCGGGAAGCCGTTCAACATTCGGACATCCTCATTTTTGCCATACAGCCCGGTCATTTTGAAGCCATTTTAGACGACATCAAGGATCTATTGGGCGAAAACCATGTGGTCATCAGTACCATAACGGGCTTCAGCATCCAGCGCATGGAGTCCATTATCGGCACCGACCACTATATCATTAGGAGCATGCCCAATACGGCCATTTCGGTGGGAAAAAGTATGACCTGTCTTTGTGCGAATGATCTCGGAAAAAAACGGATCGATTTGGCCAAGGCCATTTTTAACCGGATGGGGCATTCTTTGGAAATCCCTGAAGAGCAAATGCAGGCGGCTACGGTAATCTGTGCCAGTGGCATCGCTTTTTGGATGCGTTTGATTCGGGCCACGACCCAGGGGGCCATCCAATTGGGGTTTGATGCCAAAGAAGCCCAGGAATTGGCCATGCATACCTGTAACGGTGCCGCGAGTTTACTGATTGAATCCGGCAGCCATCCCGAAGAGGAAATTGATAAGGTGACCACCCCAAAAGGGTGTACCATCGAAGGTTTGAACGAAATGGAGCATCAAGGGTTGAGCTCCTCCTTGATCCGTGGGATAGTGACCTCTTTTGAGAAGATCAATCGAATTAAAGAAAGACAATTGTAG
- a CDS encoding aspartate aminotransferase family protein, with the protein MKLFDVYPLYDVTPVSAKGIELTDDKGDTYLDFYGGHAVISIGHSHPHYVKQLTGQLQKMAFYSNSIQNPLQLKLSEKLGELSGCRDYQLFLCNSGAEANENALKMASFHTGKAKVIAFRNSFHGRTSAAVATTDNPKINAPLNQQQKVDFLPLNDFEAFEKCIAQKEHCAVILEAIQGVGGLDEPTTEFYQFVTAKCKQYQVVLIADEVQSGFGRSGKFFAFQHHVPSTSPSDRPDIISIAKGMGNGFPVGGVLIHNSFEPSYGLLGTTFGGNHLACMATLSVLEVLERENLIENALQLETYFKTKAKEIPTLKKVKGRGLMLGLEFDFEVGQLRKNLIYNQHMFTGGSANKKLLRFLPALNITKNQINRFFEGLNEELNSS; encoded by the coding sequence ATGAAATTATTCGATGTATACCCGCTTTACGATGTAACCCCTGTTTCCGCAAAGGGAATTGAACTTACCGATGATAAAGGGGATACTTATCTCGATTTTTATGGGGGCCATGCCGTGATTTCCATTGGGCATTCCCATCCCCATTATGTGAAGCAGTTGACCGGGCAATTGCAAAAGATGGCTTTTTACAGCAACTCCATCCAAAATCCGCTCCAACTCAAATTAAGTGAAAAGTTGGGGGAACTTTCCGGGTGTAGGGACTACCAGTTATTTCTTTGCAATTCTGGGGCCGAAGCCAATGAAAATGCCCTAAAAATGGCCTCCTTTCACACTGGAAAAGCTAAGGTCATTGCCTTTAGGAACAGTTTTCATGGCAGGACCTCCGCTGCAGTGGCAACGACCGACAATCCTAAAATTAACGCACCGCTGAATCAACAACAGAAAGTTGATTTCCTACCCCTAAATGATTTTGAAGCCTTTGAAAAATGTATTGCCCAAAAGGAACACTGCGCCGTGATCCTGGAAGCCATTCAAGGTGTTGGGGGATTGGATGAACCCACTACGGAATTTTATCAATTTGTGACTGCAAAGTGCAAACAATATCAAGTAGTACTCATTGCGGATGAAGTACAATCGGGTTTTGGACGAAGTGGAAAATTCTTCGCCTTCCAACACCATGTCCCTTCGACCTCGCCCAGCGACCGTCCGGATATCATTTCCATTGCAAAGGGTATGGGCAACGGCTTCCCCGTTGGCGGGGTGTTAATCCACAATTCCTTTGAGCCCTCCTACGGGTTATTGGGCACTACCTTTGGCGGCAACCATTTGGCCTGCATGGCAACACTTTCAGTTTTGGAAGTCCTAGAACGGGAAAACCTTATTGAAAATGCACTGCAATTGGAAACCTACTTCAAAACAAAGGCAAAAGAAATTCCAACCCTAAAAAAGGTAAAGGGCCGGGGATTGATGTTGGGACTGGAATTTGACTTTGAAGTCGGTCAACTTCGAAAAAACCTAATTTATAACCAACACATGTTTACGGGCGGTTCGGCCAATAAAAAACTATTGCGGTTTTTGCCTGCATTGAACATCACAAAAAATCAAATAAATCGATTCTTCGAGGGACTTAACGAAGAATTGAACTCATCTTGA
- a CDS encoding acetylornithine carbamoyltransferase: MKNYLSIQDLGNLQQGVQEALTLKANPYAFENLGKRKTICLLFFNNSLRTRLSTQKAAQHLGMDVMVMNFGNEGWQLEFEHGVVMDAGKAEHIKEAAQVVSQYCDIIAIRAFASLEDKEKDEKEEVLQGFVKYAHIPVVNMESSTAHPLQALADAITIQEHKKMERPKVVLSWAPHPRALPHAVANSFVEMMKLQDAEFVITNPEGYDLNPKITEGCQIVHDQQSALKNANFVYVKNWSSYSNYGQVLHVDKSWKMTKEKLGQAHFMHCLPVRRNMVMEDAVLDSDQSLVIEQANNRTFAAQLVLKRILEVF, from the coding sequence ATGAAAAACTATCTATCCATACAAGATTTAGGCAATTTGCAACAAGGGGTGCAAGAGGCCCTGACATTAAAAGCCAATCCATATGCGTTTGAAAATTTAGGCAAAAGAAAGACCATTTGCCTGCTCTTTTTCAACAACAGTCTGCGTACCCGACTGAGTACCCAAAAAGCGGCCCAGCATTTGGGAATGGACGTAATGGTCATGAACTTCGGAAACGAGGGTTGGCAACTGGAATTTGAACATGGGGTGGTCATGGATGCAGGAAAGGCGGAACACATCAAGGAAGCGGCCCAGGTAGTGTCCCAATATTGTGACATTATTGCCATACGGGCATTTGCAAGTTTGGAGGATAAGGAAAAAGATGAAAAGGAAGAAGTACTGCAAGGTTTTGTGAAATACGCCCATATTCCCGTGGTCAATATGGAAAGCTCAACGGCCCATCCCTTGCAAGCCTTGGCAGATGCCATAACCATTCAGGAACATAAAAAAATGGAACGGCCCAAGGTGGTCTTGTCTTGGGCACCACACCCCAGGGCATTGCCCCATGCCGTAGCCAATTCCTTTGTGGAAATGATGAAACTCCAGGATGCGGAATTTGTGATCACAAATCCCGAAGGGTACGATTTGAACCCAAAAATCACAGAAGGCTGTCAAATTGTGCATGACCAACAAAGCGCACTTAAAAATGCGAACTTTGTCTATGTAAAAAACTGGAGTAGCTATTCGAACTATGGCCAGGTCCTACATGTGGACAAAAGTTGGAAAATGACCAAGGAAAAGTTGGGCCAGGCCCATTTTATGCACTGTCTGCCCGTAAGGCGGAACATGGTCATGGAAGATGCGGTACTGGACAGTGACCAAAGTTTGGTCATTGAACAGGCAAACAATAGGACCTTTGCCGCACAGTTGGTCCTAAAGCGAATATTGGAAGTATTTTAA
- a CDS encoding SDR family NAD(P)-dependent oxidoreductase gives MGEIKLKDKVCIVTGATSGMGKAIARAFYKEGGKLILSGRNEERGQTLEEELPGSVFVPGDVGNVEDNKKLVDKALSNFGRLDVLSLNAGMLGLGNVVDLPISEWKKTLDVNLSSIFYISKYAIPHLKKDRGGTILINSSIAAFKSFPNHPAYCASKGATLALMRQMAVEYAPEIRVNALCPGPVDTPLIWDSAKAFEDPKTAVENAANATLLKRLGTPEDVAKLALFLVSEDASWITGTAVTIDGGILNT, from the coding sequence ATGGGGGAAATCAAATTAAAGGACAAGGTCTGTATCGTTACCGGAGCAACAAGCGGAATGGGAAAAGCCATTGCCAGGGCCTTTTATAAAGAAGGGGGCAAACTCATCCTTTCCGGCCGTAACGAAGAAAGGGGCCAAACCCTTGAGGAAGAACTCCCCGGATCGGTATTTGTACCAGGGGACGTAGGCAATGTTGAGGATAACAAAAAACTCGTCGACAAAGCCCTGAGCAACTTTGGCCGTTTGGATGTACTCTCATTGAATGCTGGAATGTTGGGATTGGGTAATGTCGTGGACCTACCCATTTCGGAATGGAAAAAAACATTGGATGTCAATCTAAGCTCCATCTTTTATATCTCAAAATATGCCATCCCCCATCTAAAAAAAGATAGGGGCGGTACCATCCTCATCAATTCGTCCATTGCGGCGTTCAAGAGTTTTCCCAATCATCCCGCCTACTGTGCCTCAAAAGGGGCAACACTTGCCCTAATGCGGCAAATGGCCGTTGAATACGCCCCGGAGATCAGGGTAAATGCGTTATGCCCAGGCCCTGTGGACACCCCATTGATCTGGGATTCGGCAAAGGCCTTTGAGGACCCAAAAACTGCTGTTGAAAATGCTGCCAACGCCACATTGCTGAAAAGACTGGGCACCCCGGAAGATGTGGCCAAACTGGCTTTATTTCTAGTATCGGAAGACGCTTCCTGGATAACGGGAACGGCAGTGACCATTGATGGCGGAATTTTAAACACCTAA
- the argB gene encoding acetylglutamate kinase: protein MTETLSIVKIGGNIIEDHEALSLFLEHFARLEGYKILVHGGGKKASELLHRLGIAPKMANGRRITDKATLDVAVMVYGGLVNKTIVAQLQRLKVNALGMSGADANSIQAHKRPVKEVDYGFAGDVDGVNSKILTTLLKQGLTPVFCALTHDQKGQLLNTNADTIAAEVAIGLSATFETTLYYCFELNGVLKDVNDKGSIITKIDSNSYKELVSQGVISHGMLPKLHNCFHALRHGAKEVRIGNLGLFEKENTNYTSLVL, encoded by the coding sequence ATGACAGAAACCCTATCCATAGTAAAAATTGGCGGTAACATCATTGAAGACCATGAAGCACTTTCCCTGTTTTTAGAACATTTTGCGCGCTTGGAAGGCTATAAAATATTGGTACATGGAGGCGGCAAAAAAGCATCCGAATTGTTACATAGATTGGGCATTGCACCTAAAATGGCCAATGGTAGGCGCATTACCGATAAGGCCACATTGGATGTTGCCGTGATGGTCTACGGCGGATTGGTCAACAAAACCATTGTTGCCCAATTGCAACGCTTAAAAGTCAATGCCCTGGGTATGAGTGGAGCCGATGCCAATAGTATCCAAGCCCATAAACGCCCCGTAAAAGAGGTGGACTATGGTTTTGCGGGTGATGTGGATGGTGTCAATTCCAAAATACTGACAACGCTTTTGAAACAGGGACTGACACCCGTATTTTGTGCCCTGACCCATGATCAAAAAGGACAATTACTGAATACCAATGCAGATACCATTGCCGCAGAGGTCGCTATTGGATTAAGTGCTACTTTCGAAACTACATTGTATTATTGTTTTGAGTTAAATGGGGTCCTGAAAGATGTTAATGATAAAGGTTCCATTATCACGAAAATTGATTCCAATTCCTACAAGGAGTTGGTTTCACAGGGAGTGATTTCCCACGGCATGCTTCCCAAATTACACAATTGTTTCCATGCCCTACGCCATGGGGCAAAAGAAGTCCGAATTGGTAATCTGGGATTATTTGAGAAAGAAAATACAAACTATACAAGTCTCGTTTTATGA
- a CDS encoding M20 family metallo-hydrolase, which produces MTIDKETLAQEALDLLQQLISIPSFSEEEDETAEAIDVWLKKFGVDTKRQFNNIYAFNKHYDENKPNLLLNSHHDTVKPNSAYTKDPFHPHIEDGKLYGLGSNDAGGALCSLLATFVHFYEREDLQYNIIMSATAEEEDAGDKSISALLPILPEIDVAIVGEPTQMQLAIAEKGLVVFEGKVDGTPSHAAHPNDDNAIYNTIEVLEWFKNYQFDKVSDVLGPVKMTVTQIKAGSQHNVVPAHVDLVIDTRVNDCYSNEEIYDILKREAPCELRPRSLNLSSSSIAIDHPLVQSGIALGRETYGSPTLSDQAELSCQSLKLGPGHSPRSHSADEFIYVHEVEEAVGLYIAILEGFLSSQ; this is translated from the coding sequence ATGACCATCGACAAAGAAACATTGGCCCAGGAAGCTTTGGACCTGTTACAGCAATTGATTTCCATCCCCTCTTTTTCCGAAGAGGAGGATGAAACGGCAGAAGCTATTGACGTTTGGCTCAAAAAGTTTGGGGTGGATACCAAACGCCAGTTTAACAACATCTATGCGTTCAATAAGCATTACGATGAAAACAAGCCCAACCTATTGCTGAATTCCCACCACGATACGGTCAAACCCAATTCCGCCTACACCAAAGACCCTTTCCATCCCCATATTGAAGACGGGAAATTATATGGTCTGGGCAGTAACGATGCAGGTGGGGCCTTATGTTCCCTCCTGGCCACTTTTGTACATTTTTATGAGCGCGAGGACTTGCAGTATAACATTATCATGAGTGCAACGGCCGAGGAAGAGGATGCTGGCGATAAGAGTATTTCGGCACTATTGCCCATTCTTCCGGAAATTGACGTTGCCATAGTGGGTGAACCCACGCAAATGCAATTGGCCATTGCAGAAAAAGGATTAGTGGTTTTTGAAGGAAAAGTGGACGGAACACCTTCCCATGCCGCACATCCCAATGACGACAATGCCATTTATAACACCATTGAGGTATTGGAGTGGTTCAAGAATTACCAATTTGATAAGGTCTCGGATGTTTTGGGTCCCGTTAAGATGACCGTCACCCAGATCAAAGCGGGCAGTCAACATAATGTGGTACCGGCGCATGTAGATTTGGTTATCGATACCCGGGTAAACGATTGTTATTCCAATGAGGAAATTTATGACATCCTAAAACGTGAGGCCCCCTGTGAATTGAGGCCCCGTTCTTTGAACCTGAGCAGTTCTTCCATAGCCATTGACCATCCTTTGGTCCAATCCGGAATTGCATTGGGAAGGGAAACCTATGGTTCGCCCACCTTATCGGATCAGGCTGAATTGAGTTGTCAATCACTAAAGTTGGGGCCTGGCCATAGTCCCCGATCACATTCCGCAGACGAATTTATCTATGTGCATGAGGTTGAAGAGGCCGTGGGATTGTATATTGCCATTTTGGAAGGATTTTTATCTAGTCAATAG
- a CDS encoding four helix bundle protein, with amino-acid sequence MYNYKELIVWQKSMKLVELVYKTTAIFPSEEKFGLTSQIRRSAVSIPSNIAEGAGRSSKNVFRNFLEISNGPINELKTQLEISERLGFIPKKELEIILSLCREVQKMTFTLIKKYADPKT; translated from the coding sequence ATGTACAACTACAAAGAACTTATTGTTTGGCAAAAATCAATGAAACTGGTTGAATTGGTGTATAAAACCACCGCAATATTTCCAAGTGAAGAAAAGTTTGGGCTTACCAGTCAAATTCGTAGAAGTGCTGTCTCCATTCCGAGCAATATTGCTGAAGGTGCGGGAAGAAGTTCCAAAAATGTGTTCCGAAATTTTCTGGAAATATCAAATGGTCCGATCAACGAACTTAAAACGCAATTGGAAATTTCAGAAAGGCTTGGATTTATACCAAAAAAAGAATTGGAAATTATTTTAAGCCTTTGCAGGGAAGTCCAAAAAATGACCTTTACCTTAATCAAAAAATACGCCGATCCTAAGACCTAA